A section of the Streptomyces sp. Je 1-369 genome encodes:
- a CDS encoding DUF6332 family protein: protein MERRTQAERDADTVEIAYALFVAASLAGCTMLAVASPAFFFGVTSPSEGTLVRAGVIAGAVAFFAVLATILLRHGRAPHRRDEPDRPNRADRPDRPDQPSQPGRTSPDS, encoded by the coding sequence ATGGAGCGACGGACGCAGGCGGAGCGCGACGCGGACACGGTCGAGATCGCGTACGCGCTGTTCGTGGCGGCGTCCCTCGCCGGCTGCACGATGCTCGCGGTGGCGTCACCGGCGTTCTTCTTCGGCGTGACGTCGCCCAGCGAGGGGACGCTGGTCCGGGCGGGCGTGATCGCCGGGGCCGTCGCCTTCTTCGCGGTCCTGGCGACCATCCTCCTGCGCCACGGACGAGCACCGCACCGACGCGACGAGCCGGACCGGCCGAACCGAGCGGATCGGCCCGACCGTCCGGATCAGCCCAGCCAGCCCGGGCGGACCAGCCCCGACTCATAG
- a CDS encoding response regulator: MIRVLLADDQSLVRAGFKALLDAQDDIGVVGEAADGDEAVRMVRELRPDVVLMDIRMPVLDGLTATRRITDEPGLGDVKVVMLTTFELDEYVFEAIRSGASGFLVKDTEPDELLRAVRAVVEGDALLSPGVTRRLIAEFAARSKEPAAADTLVGLTEREREVMALVGIGLSNGEIARRLVVSPLTAKTHVSRTMVKLNARDRAQLVVLAYESGLVRPGWLG, translated from the coding sequence GTGATCCGCGTACTGCTCGCCGACGACCAGTCTTTGGTCAGAGCGGGTTTCAAGGCGCTGCTCGACGCGCAGGACGACATCGGAGTCGTCGGGGAGGCGGCGGACGGCGACGAGGCGGTGCGAATGGTGCGGGAACTGCGCCCCGACGTCGTCCTGATGGACATCCGCATGCCGGTCCTCGACGGGCTCACCGCCACCCGCAGGATCACCGACGAACCCGGTCTGGGGGACGTGAAGGTGGTCATGCTCACCACCTTCGAACTGGACGAGTACGTCTTCGAGGCGATCCGATCCGGAGCGTCCGGCTTCCTCGTCAAGGACACCGAACCGGACGAACTGCTGCGCGCCGTAAGGGCGGTGGTCGAGGGGGACGCGCTGCTGTCACCGGGTGTGACGCGGCGCCTCATCGCCGAGTTCGCCGCGCGTTCCAAGGAGCCCGCGGCCGCCGACACCCTCGTGGGCCTGACCGAACGGGAGCGTGAGGTGATGGCCCTGGTCGGCATCGGCCTCTCCAACGGGGAGATCGCGCGCCGCCTGGTCGTCTCTCCGCTCACGGCAAAGACCCATGTCAGCAGGACCATGGTGAAGCTGAACGCCCGGGACCGTGCCCAACTCGTCGTCCTCGCCTATGAGTCGGGGCTGGTCCGCCCGGGCTGGCTGGGCTGA
- a CDS encoding sensor histidine kinase, with protein sequence MDEQREGRPGGPPPRWGGPFMWRHGPPWWISGVGGTAATAGPEASTARRPPWVTTAALTVFVQVGSRFAEQGQLDRVDLNAFARVLLFLATAVLLLRHRHPVPVVYATAALTLVYVAAGFPYGPVFLAIAVSCFAAIVAGRRRAAWGAVGGLWVGHLLIAHWLYRWLPPGDDGARPWSEELAAAVWVVAIVAVAELARVRREQWAKERAERAQAAKRRADEERLRMARELHDVLAHSISVINVQAGVGLALLDSDPEQARTALTTIKAASKEALGEVRQVLGTLRAPGDAPRAPAPGLDRLPELVEQAGSAGLAVEVTTEGAVVKPAPGTDLAAFRIVQEALTNVVRHSGSRHARVLVRHETASLTLRIDDDGPATGTDAGGSGNGLAGTRERAAALGGTIEAGPRPDGGFRVTAVLPRAADGVSRARTAPREE encoded by the coding sequence ATGGACGAGCAGCGCGAAGGCAGGCCGGGCGGTCCGCCCCCGAGGTGGGGCGGACCGTTCATGTGGCGGCACGGGCCGCCCTGGTGGATCTCCGGGGTCGGTGGGACGGCGGCGACGGCAGGGCCCGAGGCGTCGACGGCGCGTCGTCCGCCCTGGGTGACCACGGCCGCGCTCACCGTTTTCGTGCAGGTCGGGTCCCGCTTCGCCGAGCAGGGCCAACTCGACCGGGTGGACCTCAACGCCTTCGCGCGGGTGCTCCTGTTCCTGGCCACGGCGGTTCTCCTGCTCCGCCACCGGCACCCCGTACCGGTCGTGTACGCCACCGCGGCGCTCACACTCGTCTACGTCGCCGCCGGTTTCCCCTACGGCCCCGTCTTCCTCGCCATCGCCGTGAGCTGCTTCGCCGCGATCGTCGCGGGGCGCCGGCGTGCGGCCTGGGGAGCGGTCGGCGGGCTGTGGGTGGGGCATCTGCTGATCGCGCACTGGCTCTACCGGTGGCTGCCGCCCGGCGACGACGGCGCCCGCCCCTGGAGCGAGGAACTGGCCGCCGCCGTCTGGGTCGTCGCGATCGTCGCCGTCGCCGAACTGGCCCGCGTACGACGTGAACAGTGGGCGAAGGAACGTGCCGAGCGCGCGCAGGCCGCGAAGCGGCGGGCGGACGAGGAACGTCTGCGAATGGCACGCGAGCTGCACGACGTCCTCGCGCACAGCATCTCCGTCATCAACGTGCAGGCAGGCGTCGGCCTCGCGCTGCTCGACTCCGACCCGGAACAGGCCCGCACCGCGCTGACCACCATCAAGGCCGCGAGCAAAGAGGCGCTCGGCGAGGTACGTCAGGTCCTCGGCACCCTGCGCGCCCCCGGGGACGCGCCGCGCGCCCCGGCGCCCGGCCTGGACCGGCTGCCCGAACTCGTCGAGCAGGCCGGAAGCGCGGGTCTGGCCGTCGAAGTCACCACGGAGGGTGCTGTGGTGAAGCCCGCGCCCGGTACGGACCTCGCCGCTTTCCGCATCGTTCAGGAGGCGCTGACCAACGTCGTACGTCACTCGGGTTCGCGGCACGCACGCGTGCTGGTGCGCCACGAGACGGCGTCGCTGACCCTGCGGATCGACGACGACGGACCCGCCACCGGCACCGACGCGGGCGGCAGCGGCAACGGACTTGCCGGAACGCGGGAGCGCGCCGCCGCCCTCGGTGGCACGATCGAGGCGGGCCCGCGCCCGGACGGCGGCTTCCGCGTGACCGCCGTACTGCCCCGGGCGGCGGACGGGGTTTCCCGGGCCCGCACCGCACCTCGGGAGGAATAG
- a CDS encoding TetR/AcrR family transcriptional regulator — translation MSTSTNASSSTGPHADSNAGTSATRGARARAREEVTAAIKDEARRQLAADGAAKLSLRAVARELGMVSSALYRYFPSRDDLLTALIIDAYDAVGAAAEAAHADAAGAEPVRRWTAVCEAVRSWALEHPHEYALIYGSPVPGYSAPDTTVRAAARVGLVLIGIVRDAHQGRGVAYERLPAELRTEGERLAADIAPDLPPATITAMVAAWAQLFGLIGFEVFGQFNRIVEDRPTFFSHAVTQLAHGVGLLRCPTGTS, via the coding sequence ATGAGCACCAGCACGAACGCCAGCTCCAGTACCGGCCCCCACGCCGACTCCAACGCCGGAACCAGCGCCACCCGAGGGGCCCGGGCCCGCGCCCGCGAAGAAGTGACCGCGGCGATCAAGGACGAGGCGCGCAGACAGCTCGCGGCCGACGGCGCCGCGAAGCTCTCCCTGCGCGCGGTCGCCCGCGAGCTCGGCATGGTCTCCTCGGCCCTCTACCGCTACTTCCCCAGCCGCGACGACCTCCTGACCGCGCTGATCATCGACGCGTACGACGCGGTCGGCGCCGCCGCGGAAGCCGCGCACGCGGACGCGGCCGGTGCGGAGCCGGTCCGGCGGTGGACGGCGGTGTGCGAGGCGGTACGTTCCTGGGCGCTGGAGCACCCGCACGAGTACGCGCTCATCTACGGCTCGCCCGTCCCCGGTTACAGCGCGCCGGACACGACCGTGCGGGCCGCCGCGCGCGTCGGCCTGGTCCTCATCGGCATCGTGCGCGACGCCCACCAAGGCAGGGGCGTCGCCTACGAGCGCCTGCCCGCCGAGCTGCGCACGGAAGGGGAGCGGCTCGCGGCGGACATCGCCCCCGACCTGCCGCCCGCGACGATCACCGCGATGGTCGCGGCATGGGCGCAGCTCTTCGGGCTCATCGGCTTCGAGGTGTTCGGCCAGTTCAACCGGATCGTCGAGGACCGCCCCACGTTCTTCTCGCACGCGGTGACGCAGTTGGCGCATGGGGTGGGGCTGCTGAGGTGCCCCACGGGGACGTCCTGA
- a CDS encoding nitroreductase family deazaflavin-dependent oxidoreductase — MSATPTPYYLEGSRLNVRLNSVIGWLARHGVSLMGSAELSVRGRKSGKMQRIPVNPYTNDGDKGQYLVSARGHSQWVRNMRVAGGGQLRVGRKVREFTAVEVPDAEKLPLLRGYLKKWGWEVDQYFQGVTADSSDAEILAAAPDHPVFRITVQRTR, encoded by the coding sequence ATGTCCGCGACTCCCACGCCGTACTACCTCGAGGGCAGCCGCCTCAACGTCCGCCTGAACAGCGTGATCGGCTGGCTGGCGCGGCACGGAGTCAGCCTGATGGGCAGCGCCGAGCTCTCCGTCCGGGGACGCAAGAGCGGCAAGATGCAGCGGATCCCCGTCAACCCGTACACGAACGACGGCGACAAAGGTCAGTACCTCGTGTCGGCGCGCGGGCACTCCCAGTGGGTGCGCAACATGCGGGTCGCGGGCGGCGGGCAGCTGCGGGTGGGGCGCAAGGTGCGCGAGTTCACCGCCGTGGAGGTGCCCGACGCCGAGAAGCTGCCGCTGCTGCGCGGCTACCTGAAGAAGTGGGGCTGGGAGGTCGACCAGTACTTCCAGGGCGTGACCGCGGACTCCTCCGACGCGGAGATCCTTGCGGCCGCGCCCGACCACCCCGTCTTCCGGATCACCGTGCAGAGGACACGGTAG
- a CDS encoding geranylgeranyl reductase family protein: protein MSSENSADDTRHVWDVVVVGAGPAGASAAYAAAVAGRTVLLLEKADIPRYKTCGGGIIGPSRDSLPPGFELPLRERVHAVTFTLDGKFSRTRRSRQMLFGLINRAEFDEQLVEHAQKAGAELRTGVTVARVEQHGTEVPDRRTVAVVLQGGETVLARAVVGADGSASRIGAHVGVKLDQVDLGLEAEIPVPETVAEDWAGRVLIDWGPMPGSYGWVFPKGDTLTVGVISARGEGAATKRYLEDFIARLGLAGFEPSISSGHLTRCRADDSPLSRGRVLVCGDAAGLLEPWTREGISFALRSGRLAGEWAVRIAEAHDAVDARRQALNYAFAIKAGLGVEMSVGRRMLKAFERRPGMLHTAITGFRPAWNAFARITRGSTTLGELVRTHPMVGRVLQGRGDPAAR, encoded by the coding sequence GTGAGCAGCGAGAACTCAGCGGACGACACCCGGCACGTGTGGGACGTCGTCGTGGTCGGAGCCGGGCCCGCGGGGGCATCGGCGGCCTATGCGGCGGCGGTCGCGGGACGCACCGTCCTCCTCCTGGAGAAAGCCGACATCCCCCGTTACAAGACATGTGGCGGCGGCATCATCGGCCCCTCGCGCGACTCCCTGCCGCCCGGCTTCGAGCTGCCCCTGCGCGAGCGGGTGCACGCGGTGACGTTCACCCTCGACGGCAAGTTCAGCCGTACCCGCCGCTCCCGGCAGATGCTGTTCGGGCTGATCAACCGCGCCGAGTTCGACGAGCAGCTCGTCGAGCACGCGCAGAAGGCCGGTGCCGAGCTGCGCACCGGTGTCACCGTCGCGCGCGTGGAGCAGCACGGCACGGAGGTGCCCGACCGGCGGACCGTCGCCGTGGTGCTCCAGGGCGGCGAGACCGTCCTGGCCCGTGCCGTGGTCGGCGCGGACGGCAGCGCCAGCCGCATAGGCGCGCACGTCGGCGTGAAGCTCGACCAGGTCGACCTCGGTCTCGAGGCCGAGATCCCGGTGCCCGAGACGGTCGCCGAGGACTGGGCAGGCCGGGTCCTCATCGACTGGGGCCCCATGCCGGGCAGTTACGGCTGGGTGTTCCCCAAGGGCGACACCCTCACCGTCGGCGTGATCTCCGCCCGCGGCGAAGGCGCGGCCACCAAGCGGTACTTGGAGGACTTCATCGCCCGGCTCGGCCTCGCGGGCTTCGAGCCCAGCATCTCCTCCGGACACCTGACGCGCTGCCGCGCCGACGACTCGCCGCTCTCCCGTGGCCGCGTCCTGGTCTGCGGCGACGCGGCGGGCCTCCTGGAGCCGTGGACCCGCGAGGGCATCTCCTTCGCGCTGCGCTCCGGACGGCTCGCGGGGGAGTGGGCGGTCCGGATCGCCGAGGCGCACGACGCGGTCGACGCGCGCCGCCAGGCCCTGAACTACGCCTTCGCCATCAAGGCGGGCCTCGGAGTGGAGATGAGCGTCGGCCGCCGCATGCTCAAGGCCTTCGAGCGCCGCCCCGGCATGCTGCACACGGCGATCACGGGCTTCCGGCCCGCGTGGAACGCGTTCGCGAGGATCACGCGCGGTTCGACGACGCTGGGCGAGCTGGTGCGTACGCATCCGATGGTGGGGCGTGTCCTGCAAGGGCGGGGCGACCCGGCCGCCCGCTGA
- a CDS encoding dipeptidase, with product MSQNPIAETVASLMPRAKAELTELVAFKSVADFDQFPKSESEAAAGWVADALRAEGFQDVALLDTPDGTQSVYGFLPGPEGAPTVLLYAHYDVQPPLDEAAWATPPFELTERDGRWYGRGSADCKGGVIMHLLALRALKANGGVPVNVKVIAEGSEEQGTGGLERYAEAHPDLLTADTIVIGDAGNFRVGLPTVTSTLRGMTLVRVSVDTLKGNLHSGQFGGAAPDALAALVRALDSLRAEDGSTTVDGLTSDAVWDGLQYEESDFRRDAKVLNGVELIGEGTVADRIWARPAVTVLGIDCPPVVGATPSVQAAARALISLRVPPGVDAVEATKLLQAHLEAHTPWGARVRTEEIGQGQPFRADTTSPAYAAMAEAMAEAYPGEEMQYAGQGGSIPLCNTLSALYPRAEILLIGLSEPEAQIHAANESVSPEELERLSVAEALFLQKYAAN from the coding sequence ATGTCGCAGAATCCGATCGCCGAGACCGTCGCCTCACTGATGCCGAGGGCGAAGGCGGAGCTCACCGAACTGGTGGCCTTCAAGTCGGTGGCGGACTTCGACCAGTTCCCGAAGAGCGAGAGCGAGGCCGCCGCCGGCTGGGTGGCGGACGCGCTGCGCGCCGAGGGCTTCCAGGACGTGGCGCTGCTCGACACCCCGGACGGCACGCAGTCGGTGTACGGCTTCCTGCCGGGCCCCGAGGGTGCGCCGACGGTCCTCCTGTACGCGCACTACGACGTCCAGCCGCCGCTCGACGAGGCCGCGTGGGCGACCCCGCCGTTCGAGCTGACGGAGCGCGACGGCCGCTGGTACGGCCGGGGCAGCGCCGACTGCAAGGGCGGCGTCATCATGCACCTGCTCGCGCTGCGCGCCCTGAAGGCCAACGGCGGCGTGCCGGTGAACGTGAAGGTCATCGCGGAGGGCTCCGAGGAGCAGGGCACGGGCGGTCTCGAGCGGTACGCGGAGGCCCACCCCGACCTGCTGACGGCCGACACCATCGTCATCGGTGACGCGGGCAACTTCCGCGTCGGTCTGCCGACGGTGACGTCGACGCTGCGCGGCATGACGCTCGTACGCGTCAGTGTCGACACCCTCAAGGGGAATCTGCACTCCGGACAGTTCGGCGGCGCCGCCCCGGACGCGCTCGCCGCGCTGGTGCGCGCCCTTGACTCGCTGCGCGCCGAGGACGGTTCGACGACGGTCGACGGTCTGACGAGCGACGCCGTGTGGGACGGGCTTCAGTACGAGGAGAGCGACTTCCGCAGGGACGCGAAGGTCCTCAACGGTGTGGAATTGATCGGCGAGGGCACGGTCGCCGACCGCATCTGGGCGCGCCCCGCCGTCACGGTCCTCGGCATCGACTGCCCGCCGGTGGTCGGCGCGACGCCGTCGGTGCAGGCGGCCGCGCGGGCGCTGATCAGCCTGCGGGTGCCGCCGGGCGTGGACGCGGTCGAGGCGACGAAGCTGCTCCAGGCGCACCTGGAGGCGCACACTCCGTGGGGCGCGCGGGTGCGGACGGAGGAGATCGGGCAGGGTCAGCCGTTCCGCGCGGACACGACGAGCCCGGCGTACGCGGCGATGGCCGAGGCGATGGCCGAGGCCTACCCCGGCGAGGAGATGCAGTACGCGGGGCAGGGCGGCTCGATCCCGCTCTGCAACACCCTCTCGGCGCTCTACCCGCGCGCGGAGATCCTGCTGATCGGCCTGAGCGAGCCGGAGGCGCAGATCCACGCGGCCAACGAGAGCGTGTCGCCCGAGGAGTTGGAGCGGCTCTCGGTGGCCGAGGCGCTGTTCCTCCAGAAGTACGCGGCGAACTGA
- a CDS encoding NUDIX hydrolase codes for MMIVWINGAFGAGKTSAARELIELIPNSTLFDPEVIGGTLPYLLPPKRLDEVNDYQDLPIWRRLVIDTAAALHAEVGGVLVVPMTLLRQEYRDEIFGGLAARRISVHHVLLAPDETILRERISGRPVPPEPDGELRVRQWAFDHIEPYRAARADWIDGDAHVVDTSVLTPFQTAERLAEAVRNGAAPVCDIVQTPEPTAETLAAGVLLFDEQDRVLLVDPTYKAGWEFPGGVVEPGEAPARAGVREVAEETGIQLTGMPPLLVADWEPPNPPGWGGMRFLFDGGRLDSGAVRMLLPGPELRDWRFVTEQEAADLLPAVRYERLRWALRARERGATLYLEAGVPLRG; via the coding sequence CTGATGATCGTCTGGATCAATGGTGCGTTCGGCGCGGGAAAGACGAGCGCCGCACGGGAACTGATCGAGCTGATCCCGAACAGCACGCTCTTCGACCCCGAGGTCATCGGTGGCACCCTGCCCTACCTCCTGCCGCCCAAGCGCCTCGACGAGGTGAACGACTATCAGGACCTGCCGATCTGGCGCCGTCTCGTCATCGACACCGCGGCCGCGCTGCACGCCGAGGTCGGCGGCGTTCTCGTGGTGCCGATGACACTGCTGCGCCAGGAGTACCGCGACGAGATCTTCGGCGGTCTCGCGGCGCGCAGGATCAGCGTGCACCACGTTCTGCTCGCGCCCGACGAAACGATCCTGCGCGAGCGGATATCCGGCCGGCCCGTGCCGCCGGAGCCCGACGGCGAGCTGCGGGTGCGACAGTGGGCCTTCGATCACATCGAGCCGTACCGGGCCGCGCGCGCCGACTGGATCGATGGTGACGCCCACGTCGTCGACACCAGTGTCCTCACGCCCTTCCAGACCGCCGAACGCCTCGCCGAGGCCGTCCGCAACGGCGCCGCACCCGTCTGCGACATCGTGCAGACACCGGAGCCCACCGCCGAGACCCTCGCCGCAGGGGTGCTCCTCTTCGACGAGCAGGACCGGGTGCTGCTCGTCGACCCCACGTACAAGGCCGGCTGGGAGTTCCCCGGCGGTGTCGTCGAGCCCGGCGAGGCGCCCGCGCGCGCGGGTGTGCGTGAGGTCGCCGAGGAGACCGGTATCCAGCTCACTGGCATGCCGCCCCTGCTGGTCGCCGACTGGGAACCGCCCAACCCGCCCGGCTGGGGCGGAATGCGCTTCCTCTTCGACGGAGGGCGGCTCGACAGCGGTGCGGTCCGCATGCTCCTGCCGGGACCCGAGCTCCGCGACTGGCGCTTCGTCACCGAACAGGAAGCGGCCGACCTGCTGCCCGCCGTGCGCTACGAACGACTGCGCTGGGCGCTCCGCGCACGGGAACGCGGCGCCACGCTCTACCTGGAGGCAGGCGTACCGCTCCGCGGGTAG
- a CDS encoding integrase codes for MPSVERRGNSIRVKWWGGEYLLDDEGNPTKKKKYESASGPEDGVPFQDEDEAYAYGLDRESDVRNNRHRPRNKDRTMMSEYCDLWFKSLDLRVRSNKTYRSRLDAVIKPYWRHYSVDQVTAIDYAAFDKFVTGKYSASYRKGVLAVFKMMMDDAIVKYRLREDTPIVEQRRRGKYKREQVRRKKRNLPIEAIHKVAVNAHTIWGYSGWTYIWTLAFTCMRPPGESFGLQRGFCSAHWPESEPDKELREESVARYRGLSALRVQYQTYVADGRHVLAAPKYDSWRTTVIPPFLDEMHNAVLASHRSPWLFVSMTGKPMLSTNFKSDYWYPMRDGADERPARLRYDRWQRPEIPPVPELAGTDIYRLRHWAKAKLDEPGDIPKVAIEARMGHELPGVEGTYSEVTLAMEERIVEYLQSVWEKEVVGAGLWVPPFPISSPDDLLNEAPPLFSGLPVLEN; via the coding sequence ATGCCCAGTGTGGAGAGGCGCGGGAATTCGATCCGCGTGAAGTGGTGGGGCGGAGAGTATCTCCTCGACGACGAGGGAAATCCCACCAAGAAGAAGAAGTACGAAAGCGCGTCCGGCCCCGAGGATGGCGTCCCGTTCCAGGACGAAGACGAGGCGTATGCCTACGGGCTCGACCGAGAGTCCGATGTGCGCAACAACCGGCACCGACCACGGAACAAAGATCGCACGATGATGAGCGAGTACTGCGACCTCTGGTTCAAGAGCCTCGACCTGAGGGTGCGGTCCAACAAGACGTACCGGTCGCGACTCGACGCCGTCATCAAGCCCTATTGGCGGCACTACTCTGTCGACCAGGTCACCGCGATCGACTACGCCGCCTTCGACAAATTCGTCACCGGGAAGTACTCCGCCAGCTACCGCAAAGGCGTCCTCGCCGTCTTCAAGATGATGATGGACGACGCCATCGTGAAGTACCGGCTCCGCGAGGACACCCCGATCGTCGAGCAGCGAAGGCGCGGGAAATACAAGAGGGAGCAAGTCCGCAGGAAGAAACGCAACCTGCCCATCGAGGCCATTCACAAGGTCGCCGTCAATGCGCACACCATCTGGGGATACAGCGGGTGGACGTACATCTGGACCCTCGCGTTCACCTGCATGCGACCACCGGGCGAATCCTTCGGACTGCAGCGCGGATTCTGTTCCGCGCACTGGCCCGAATCAGAGCCGGACAAGGAACTCCGCGAGGAGTCCGTGGCCCGCTATCGGGGCCTGTCAGCGCTCCGCGTTCAATACCAGACGTACGTCGCCGATGGACGGCACGTTCTCGCGGCTCCGAAGTACGACAGCTGGAGAACAACGGTGATCCCGCCCTTCCTGGATGAGATGCACAACGCGGTCCTCGCGTCGCATCGAAGCCCGTGGCTCTTCGTCTCGATGACGGGCAAGCCGATGCTGTCGACCAACTTCAAGTCGGACTACTGGTATCCGATGCGGGACGGTGCGGACGAGAGGCCTGCGCGGCTGCGGTACGACCGCTGGCAGCGGCCCGAGATCCCTCCGGTGCCCGAGTTGGCCGGCACGGACATCTACCGTCTGCGGCACTGGGCCAAGGCGAAGCTGGACGAGCCGGGGGACATCCCGAAGGTGGCGATCGAGGCACGGATGGGGCATGAACTGCCGGGCGTGGAGGGCACATACAGTGAGGTGACCCTCGCCATGGAGGAGCGGATTGTGGAGTACCTTCAGTCCGTTTGGGAGAAGGAGGTAGTGGGGGCTGGTCTGTGGGTGCCACCGTTTCCCATCTCGTCCCCAGATGATCTATTGAATGAGGCTCCGCCGCTGTTCAGCGGCCTTCCGGTTCTGGAGAACTGA
- a CDS encoding helix-turn-helix domain-containing protein: MHQPLTYTVDGDAIRTERMQAGMTRKQLAAAAGLSRRYLCHLENGTRDRMSPPLYIALRAALDTTDERLSPRPTEAVPQEGT; encoded by the coding sequence ATGCACCAACCGCTGACCTACACGGTCGACGGAGACGCGATCCGCACGGAGCGCATGCAGGCGGGGATGACGCGCAAGCAGCTGGCAGCAGCGGCGGGACTCAGCCGCCGCTACCTCTGCCACCTCGAAAACGGCACCCGTGACCGCATGAGCCCCCCGCTCTACATCGCTCTCCGCGCGGCCCTCGACACCACTGATGAACGCCTCAGCCCTCGCCCCACCGAGGCGGTTCCCCAAGAAGGGACATGA
- a CDS encoding DNA-binding protein, whose translation MTMATRAYEKYGVPTAPADPDQEYMTVQETAYVLKCSVSWLRRLLVTRPELCGRNGERGRIVTDRVQRSGIHEARSAGDPRTGRSRPTRRRRPVTS comes from the coding sequence ATGACGATGGCCACCAGGGCCTACGAGAAGTACGGGGTCCCCACCGCCCCCGCCGACCCGGACCAGGAGTACATGACGGTCCAGGAGACCGCCTACGTCCTGAAGTGCAGCGTCTCCTGGCTGCGTCGCCTTCTGGTGACGCGGCCGGAGCTGTGCGGCCGGAACGGTGAGCGCGGACGGATCGTCACGGACCGCGTGCAGCGCAGCGGTATCCACGAGGCCCGCTCGGCGGGAGACCCGCGCACGGGCCGGTCACGGCCGACGCGCCGCAGGCGCCCCGTCACCAGCTGA
- a CDS encoding response regulator transcription factor — MNRNDFYRQHVSRAATHLNLPLTVRQTQDLADQLSTQIEAARRNVTLTATSLSPQTAAVLQAIAAGETSLETARRMCLSEDTIKTHKRRLYRRLGAKTGAQAVFKALSQGLLAPAGGWARPADTARADALNSPPTNSKGGA; from the coding sequence ATGAACCGCAACGACTTCTACCGCCAGCACGTGTCCCGAGCCGCCACGCACCTCAACCTGCCCCTGACCGTCAGGCAGACGCAGGACCTGGCCGACCAGCTCTCGACGCAGATCGAGGCGGCCAGGCGCAACGTCACGCTGACAGCCACGTCGCTAAGCCCGCAGACGGCGGCGGTGCTCCAGGCAATCGCCGCAGGTGAAACCAGCCTCGAGACCGCGCGACGCATGTGTCTGAGCGAGGACACGATCAAGACGCACAAACGGCGGCTCTACCGGCGGCTGGGGGCCAAGACCGGTGCGCAGGCGGTGTTCAAGGCCCTCTCGCAGGGGCTGCTTGCCCCTGCGGGGGGCTGGGCCCGGCCAGCCGACACAGCACGGGCCGATGCTCTCAACTCCCCTCCCACGAACTCGAAGGGCGGTGCCTGA
- a CDS encoding exonuclease domain-containing protein, which yields MTFATIRKTAFDTETTGPDPTQDRIVTAALVVRGGGRDDKVMSWLINPGIPIPAEATEVHGIDDAQAAEGADPKEALDDIAGNLTAALRYGMPLIAFNLSFDWTVLACELARNGLPSMTERLPGVSALPLVDPHVIDKQVDKYVKGTGMRKLKPTAERYGVELEDWHTAEADALAALLIAEAQFAKFSRQLGAMGPQQLFAAQKAWRAEQQASLQDWFRKKATPEQGGDPNKVIDGSWPLIPAPRQAGDR from the coding sequence ATGACCTTCGCCACCATCCGCAAGACCGCCTTCGACACCGAGACCACCGGCCCCGACCCGACCCAGGACCGCATCGTCACCGCGGCCCTCGTCGTACGCGGCGGCGGCCGGGACGACAAGGTCATGTCCTGGCTCATCAACCCCGGCATCCCGATCCCCGCCGAAGCCACCGAGGTCCACGGCATCGACGACGCGCAGGCCGCTGAGGGTGCCGACCCGAAGGAAGCCCTCGACGACATCGCCGGGAACCTGACCGCTGCCCTGCGGTATGGCATGCCGCTCATTGCGTTCAACCTCAGCTTCGACTGGACGGTCCTGGCCTGCGAGCTGGCGCGCAACGGGCTGCCGTCGATGACCGAGCGGCTCCCCGGCGTGTCCGCGCTGCCCCTGGTGGACCCGCACGTCATCGACAAGCAAGTCGACAAGTACGTCAAGGGCACGGGCATGCGGAAGCTCAAGCCCACCGCAGAGCGGTACGGCGTGGAGCTGGAGGACTGGCACACCGCGGAGGCCGACGCGCTGGCGGCCCTGCTGATCGCCGAGGCGCAGTTCGCGAAGTTCTCGCGCCAGCTCGGTGCGATGGGTCCGCAGCAGCTGTTCGCCGCGCAGAAGGCCTGGCGTGCGGAGCAGCAGGCGAGCTTGCAGGACTGGTTCCGGAAGAAGGCGACGCCGGAGCAGGGCGGCGACCCGAACAAAGTGATCGACGGGTCCTGGCCGCTCATCCCGGCCCCGCGCCAGGCAGGTGACCGCTGA